Genomic DNA from Deltaproteobacteria bacterium:
CAATCAAGCCTCCGTACTCTAGACGTTCTTGAAGACTCGGGGTTTGCACCAGCAAAGATAAGATAGAGCCACGTGAAGGATCGACTGCAGCCCGAACTTGTTGACCGTTGACAGTTTCGAGCTCATTCAAGTTACTCATGTAACGAGAAGCTGGCTGGCGACCGAGTTCAGAGAGTTTCTGCACTTCAGGCATCCATTGTAAATAAGCTCCATTGGATACGGCGTTAAACGGGCCGACGCGCGTCACCGTTTGCTCTCGCTCTTCTCCGGTCGGCGCCACGACCGCAGCCTGAAAGCGTGAAATTTCTCCCGATGCCTTCATTTCCTGCATCAGTCCCAACCAAAGGCTTCGCAAGTCGTCAATCGAAGGCGTGGTGCTCTCTTTGCCGATGACCTTGAGCGCGTCTAAACGCCCTGGGTATTGCGCACTGATCAAGGACTCGCTCAATTGACTCCGGGTGTCTCCTGCAACTTGGCGAATCACTCCGAAGAGTTCGCCCATTGTACCGAGTCGGTCACGAAGGTTTGATTGTTCTTTAGCGATGCTCTGTTCGTTTTGCTGAAACTTTTCTTCCAACACTTTACTTTGAGTCTCAAGCTTACGCTTTAGCTTCAGCGCGTCATCGAGCATCTTCTTTTGTTGCTCGCGCGCTTGCTTAAACATCTGCTCTCGGTCGGCAGACTGTGACTTATCTATTCTCCAGCCAGCTTCCACTCTGCGCAGAAGTTCGTCCATACTTTTCGCTCGCGCTGGCTCTGCGGCAAATGCCGTGGTCGCCAACAAAGTAGAGCTTAGAAAAATACCCAGGAGGTAACGCATTACTTAACCCCCTCAGGCATCATCAACGGTAAACGGAGTAAGTCGGGTGGAGCTTGCTTGAGCGCAATACGCATCCCCTTCGTAATCGCACGGCCGTATTCTTCCGGGAGTACTTCAAACGCGCGGGTTTTCGTATTCCAAACACCGCTCTCCTCACCATCTAACGTTTGATAAACGAGAACCACACGCCCCACTCTTAGAAACTGAACCGTTCGAGGGTTCTCGCTGCCAAGAAGGCTAGCTTGGTAAGTTTCAATGGTGCGTCCATATTCATTCTCAATTTGGTAGGCTTCTAGGATACGTCGAAACTTTTCCGAATGCGTCACATCCGCACGGACCATCATCTCCTTGAGGAGCATGAGCCTTTGACTTCGTTCATCCTCTA
This window encodes:
- a CDS encoding MotA/TolQ/ExbB proton channel family protein, translated to MRYLLGIFLSSTLLATTAFAAEPARAKSMDELLRRVEAGWRIDKSQSADREQMFKQAREQQKKMLDDALKLKRKLETQSKVLEEKFQQNEQSIAKEQSNLRDRLGTMGELFGVIRQVAGDTRSQLSESLISAQYPGRLDALKVIGKESTTPSIDDLRSLWLGLMQEMKASGEISRFQAAVVAPTGEEREQTVTRVGPFNAVSNGAYLQWMPEVQKLSELGRQPASRYMSNLNELETVNGQQVRAAVDPSRGSILSLLVQTPSLQERLEYGGLIGYLILSLGGLALIGGLMRMVYLLRVRVLVRAQCKTQTASDDNPLGRVMKVYQDSPGLDTETLELKLDEAILKEQSTIDSFLWAIKVVSVAAPLMGLLGTVTGMIETFQAITLFGTGDPKLMAGGISEALVTTMLGLIVAIPLVLLHSWLRTLARRMIDLLGEQSSGMVARQAEARVGD
- a CDS encoding DUF3450 domain-containing protein, with protein sequence NSQLQDLLASQVGELTSLVEQMDGVTTTSREMVPLMQDMLGALEQFIALDVPFLEDERSQRLMLLKEMMVRADVTHSEKFRRILEAYQIENEYGRTIETYQASLLGSENPRTVQFLRVGRVVLVYQTLDGEESGVWNTKTRAFEVLPEEYGRAITKGMRIALKQAPPDLLRLPLMMPEGVK